The following coding sequences lie in one Pseudomonas svalbardensis genomic window:
- a CDS encoding DNA internalization-related competence protein ComEC/Rec2 — MRTGMMALALGLLILRFLPVLPPVWLWLLLPVMGLMALPFRTYPLAFFLFGFSWACANAQWALDDRLPMSLDSETRWVEGRVTGLPQINEAVVRFELADARSRHGKVPKLLRLAWYDGPPVKSGEHWRLAVKLKRPAGLLNPHAFDYDAWLLAQRIGATGTVKAGERLKEAQWAWRDGIRQRLQSVDAQGRTGALTALVLGDGAGLSREDWQVLQDTGTVHLLVISGQHIGLLAGLVYLLIAGLTRYGLWPKRLPWLPWACGLAFAAALGYGLLAGFEVPVRRACVMIGLVLLWRLRFRHLGAWWPLLLALDGVLLLDPLASLQPGFWLSFAAVAVLIFTFGGRLGPWRWWQTWTRAQWLIAIGLCPLLLVLGLPISLSGPVANLLAVPWISLVVLPPALLGTLFLPLPYVGEGLLWLAGGLIDLLFKGLTLMAGYLPAWVPVAIPLWIWALGTFGAFLLLMPRGVPFRSLGWPMLLLLVFPPRQVLPEGIAEVWQLDVGQGLAILVRTRHHTLLYDTGPRFGDFDLGERVVLPTLRKLGVNGLDLMLISHADADHAGGARAVANGLPVKRVVSGDPLALPAELQAEGCESGKQWVWDDVRFQLWQWSSASDSNQKSCVLQIEANGERLLLTGDIDTVAERALLDSPLAVTTDWLQAPHHGSRSSSSMALLTGLQPKAVLISRGQGNSFGHPHPTIMARYRKRGMSIHDSAEQGAIRLQLGRFKPPWTMRQERRFWRSVQ; from the coding sequence ATGCGCACAGGGATGATGGCGCTGGCGTTGGGTCTGTTGATCTTGCGTTTTTTACCGGTACTACCGCCGGTCTGGTTGTGGCTGTTGTTGCCAGTCATGGGATTGATGGCGCTGCCGTTCAGGACTTATCCGTTGGCGTTTTTCCTGTTCGGATTCAGTTGGGCGTGCGCGAATGCACAGTGGGCGCTGGATGATCGGCTGCCGATGAGCCTCGATAGCGAAACCCGTTGGGTCGAAGGTCGGGTGACGGGATTGCCGCAGATCAATGAGGCCGTCGTGCGTTTCGAGTTGGCGGACGCCCGGTCGCGACATGGGAAGGTGCCGAAACTTCTGCGCCTGGCCTGGTATGACGGGCCGCCGGTCAAGAGCGGCGAACATTGGCGACTGGCGGTCAAGTTGAAGCGTCCTGCGGGGCTGCTCAATCCCCATGCCTTCGATTACGACGCCTGGCTGTTGGCGCAACGCATCGGCGCTACCGGGACGGTCAAGGCTGGCGAGCGGCTCAAGGAAGCCCAATGGGCCTGGCGCGACGGCATCCGTCAGCGCTTGCAGTCCGTGGATGCCCAGGGACGAACGGGAGCGCTGACGGCGTTGGTGCTGGGGGATGGCGCCGGACTGAGTCGCGAAGACTGGCAGGTGCTGCAAGACACCGGCACCGTCCATCTGTTGGTGATTTCCGGACAACACATCGGGTTGTTGGCAGGGCTGGTGTATCTGTTGATTGCCGGGCTGACCCGTTATGGCCTGTGGCCGAAACGCTTGCCTTGGCTGCCGTGGGCCTGTGGACTCGCGTTCGCGGCCGCTCTCGGTTATGGGCTGCTGGCCGGTTTCGAGGTGCCGGTGCGGCGGGCCTGCGTGATGATCGGTCTGGTGCTGTTGTGGCGCCTGCGATTTCGTCACCTCGGCGCCTGGTGGCCGTTGTTGCTGGCGCTCGACGGTGTTTTGCTGCTGGATCCGCTGGCGAGTCTGCAACCGGGTTTCTGGCTGTCGTTCGCGGCGGTGGCGGTGTTGATCTTCACCTTCGGTGGTCGGCTGGGCCCATGGCGTTGGTGGCAAACGTGGACCCGTGCCCAATGGCTGATCGCGATTGGTCTGTGCCCGTTGCTGCTGGTGCTCGGGTTGCCGATCAGTCTCAGCGGGCCGGTGGCCAATTTGCTCGCGGTGCCGTGGATCAGCCTGGTCGTGCTGCCTCCGGCATTGCTGGGTACGTTGTTTTTACCCCTTCCTTACGTGGGCGAAGGGTTGCTGTGGTTGGCAGGAGGTTTGATCGACCTCTTGTTCAAGGGCCTGACGCTGATGGCCGGGTATTTACCCGCGTGGGTGCCGGTGGCCATCCCGTTGTGGATATGGGCACTCGGCACATTCGGTGCCTTTCTACTATTAATGCCTCGGGGTGTGCCGTTTCGCTCGTTGGGTTGGCCGATGCTGTTGTTGCTGGTTTTTCCACCCCGGCAGGTCTTGCCTGAAGGCATCGCCGAAGTTTGGCAGCTGGATGTCGGCCAGGGTTTGGCCATCCTGGTGCGCACCCGTCATCACACACTGTTGTATGACACCGGGCCACGTTTCGGCGATTTCGACCTGGGCGAGCGGGTGGTGCTGCCGACTTTACGCAAACTGGGCGTGAATGGACTCGATTTGATGTTGATCAGCCATGCTGACGCCGATCATGCGGGCGGCGCCCGGGCCGTTGCCAATGGCCTGCCGGTGAAACGGGTGGTCAGTGGCGATCCCCTGGCGCTGCCGGCCGAATTGCAGGCAGAAGGCTGCGAGAGCGGCAAGCAATGGGTCTGGGATGATGTGAGGTTCCAGCTCTGGCAGTGGTCTTCGGCCAGCGACAGCAATCAAAAATCCTGCGTCCTGCAGATAGAAGCCAACGGTGAGCGTCTGTTATTGACCGGTGATATAGACACCGTAGCCGAGCGGGCACTGCTCGACAGTCCACTCGCCGTCACCACCGATTGGTTGCAGGCACCGCACCACGGCAGTCGCAGCTCATCTTCCATGGCGCTGCTTACCGGGCTGCAACCCAAAGCAGTGCTGATCTCCCGCGGCCAGGGCAATTCATTCGGTCATCCCCATCCCACGATCATGGCGCGCTATCGAAAGCGTGGCATGTCGATCCATGACAGCGCCGAACAGGGTGCCATCCGTCTGCAACTGGGACGCTTCAAGCCGCCATGGACGATGCGTCAAGAACGGCGTTTCTGGCGCTCTGTGCAATAA
- a CDS encoding DUF2062 domain-containing protein translates to MPRRLFKRYMPDPIIIREHKSLRFLGTLLHDPNLWHLNRHSVARAMAVGLFAAFLPIPLQMLLAAILAIMVRGNMPIAVSLVWLTNPITMPAVFFCTYQTGAWLMDVPTRHLPDELTWEWISGELSTLWQPFLLGSVVTGLVLGALAYCLTMMYWRWWVGRQWRRRKKKRMQ, encoded by the coding sequence ATGCCCCGGCGCTTATTCAAACGTTACATGCCAGACCCGATCATCATCAGGGAACACAAGTCGTTACGCTTTCTCGGCACCCTGCTGCATGACCCGAACCTCTGGCACCTCAACCGCCATTCCGTCGCACGGGCCATGGCTGTGGGTCTGTTCGCGGCGTTCCTGCCAATTCCATTGCAGATGCTGCTCGCCGCCATTCTCGCCATCATGGTGCGCGGCAACATGCCGATTGCGGTCAGCCTGGTCTGGCTGACCAACCCGATCACCATGCCGGCGGTGTTCTTCTGCACTTACCAGACGGGGGCCTGGCTGATGGACGTTCCCACCCGCCATTTGCCGGACGAGCTGACCTGGGAATGGATCAGCGGCGAACTCTCGACTCTTTGGCAGCCGTTTTTACTCGGCTCGGTGGTGACGGGACTGGTGCTCGGCGCGCTCGCCTATTGCCTGACCATGATGTACTGGCGCTGGTGGGTGGGGCGGCAGTGGCGGCGGCGCAAGAAAAAGCGAATGCAGTAA
- a CDS encoding ABC transporter permease, translating into MSSELQPNLVALNTIVYREVKRFTRIWPQTLLPPAITMVLYFVIFGNLIGRQIGDMGGFTYMEYIVPGLIMMSVITNSYGNVVSSFFGSKFQRSIEELMVSPVSPHTILIGYTLGGVLRGLMVGLIVTLLSLFFTDLQVHHLGVTILVVVLTATIFSLLGFINAVFARNFDDISIIPTFVLTPLTYLGGVFYSISLLPPFWQTVSLANPVLHMVNAFRYGILGVSDIRISVAITFMLVATVVLYIGCARLQVSGRGMRT; encoded by the coding sequence ATGAGTTCCGAGCTGCAACCCAACCTCGTTGCCCTCAACACCATCGTTTACCGAGAGGTCAAACGCTTTACCCGGATCTGGCCGCAGACGCTGCTGCCGCCGGCCATCACCATGGTTCTGTACTTCGTGATCTTCGGCAATCTGATCGGCCGGCAGATCGGTGACATGGGTGGCTTCACCTACATGGAGTACATCGTGCCGGGGCTGATCATGATGTCGGTGATCACCAACTCCTACGGCAACGTGGTCTCGAGTTTCTTCGGCAGCAAGTTCCAGCGTTCCATCGAAGAATTGATGGTGTCGCCCGTGTCGCCGCATACGATTCTGATCGGCTACACCCTGGGCGGCGTGCTGCGCGGCTTGATGGTCGGGCTCATCGTGACCCTGCTGTCGCTGTTCTTCACCGACTTGCAGGTGCATCACCTGGGCGTGACCATTCTGGTGGTGGTGCTGACGGCGACGATTTTCTCGCTGCTGGGCTTCATCAACGCCGTGTTTGCGCGCAACTTCGATGACATCTCGATCATCCCGACGTTTGTGCTGACACCGCTGACCTACCTGGGCGGGGTGTTCTACTCGATCTCCTTGCTGCCACCGTTCTGGCAGACCGTGTCCCTGGCCAACCCGGTGCTGCACATGGTCAACGCCTTCCGTTACGGCATTCTTGGCGTTTCGGACATTAGGATCAGCGTGGCGATCACCTTCATGCTGGTGGCGACCGTGGTGTTGTACATCGGTTGCGCACGGCTGCAGGTCAGTGGACGCGGGATGCGTACCTAA
- a CDS encoding ABC transporter ATP-binding protein, with amino-acid sequence MSSALSIRQLTKTYGNGFQALSGIDLDVAEGDFFALLGPNGAGKSTTIGILSTLVNKTSGTVNIFGHDLDKNPAQLKRSIGVVPQEFNFNQFEKTFDIVVTQAGYYGIPPKIAKERAEQYLTQLGLWDKRDTPSRSLSGGMKRRLMIARALVHEPRLLILDEPTAGVDIELRRSMWTFLTELNKKGITIILTTHYLEEAEQLCRNIGIIDHGTIVENTSMKQLLGQLHVETFLLDLKNTLQTAPQLLGYPTKLLDSHTLEVQVDKAMGITALFTQLAQQNIEVLSLRNKTNRLEELFVSLVEKNLSKVAV; translated from the coding sequence ATGAGTTCCGCTCTGTCCATCCGGCAGCTAACCAAAACCTACGGCAACGGTTTCCAGGCCCTGAGTGGTATCGATCTGGACGTCGCCGAAGGTGACTTTTTCGCATTGCTCGGCCCTAACGGCGCCGGAAAATCCACCACCATCGGCATCCTCTCGACCCTGGTGAACAAGACCAGCGGGACGGTGAATATCTTCGGTCACGACCTGGACAAGAATCCTGCGCAGCTCAAGCGCTCCATCGGCGTAGTACCTCAGGAATTCAACTTCAACCAGTTCGAAAAAACCTTCGATATCGTCGTGACCCAGGCCGGTTATTACGGCATCCCGCCGAAAATCGCCAAGGAACGCGCCGAGCAGTACCTGACCCAACTGGGCCTGTGGGACAAGCGCGATACGCCGTCGCGTTCACTGTCTGGCGGCATGAAGCGTCGACTGATGATCGCCCGTGCGCTGGTTCACGAACCGCGCTTGCTGATCCTCGACGAACCGACGGCGGGTGTGGACATCGAACTGCGTCGCTCGATGTGGACGTTCCTCACCGAGCTGAACAAGAAAGGCATCACCATCATCCTCACCACCCACTACCTGGAAGAGGCTGAGCAGTTGTGCCGCAACATCGGCATCATCGACCACGGCACCATCGTCGAGAACACCAGCATGAAACAGTTGCTCGGCCAACTGCATGTGGAAACGTTCCTGCTCGACCTCAAAAACACTTTGCAAACCGCGCCGCAGTTGCTCGGTTACCCGACCAAGCTGCTCGACAGCCACACCCTTGAAGTTCAGGTCGACAAGGCCATGGGCATCACCGCGCTGTTCACCCAATTGGCGCAGCAGAACATCGAAGTGTTGAGCCTGCGTAACAAAACCAATCGCCTCGAGGAGTTGTTCGTGTCCCTGGTGGAGAAAAATCTGTCGAAGGTGGCGGTATGA
- a CDS encoding glutathione S-transferase family protein — MLKIWGRKNSSNVRKPLWAAEELGLAYEAIDAGGAFGVVDTPQYRAMNPNGRVPVIEDEGFVLWESNAIVRYLMARHANGTAWYPEDLQARASADKWMDWTTSSFAGPFRTVFWGVLRTSESQQDWPAINAAIKECDGLLSMADQALATQPYLSGDEIGMGDISLGSFIYAWFEMPIERAPQPHLQAWYARLKQRPAYQKAVMTALT, encoded by the coding sequence ATGCTGAAGATCTGGGGTCGGAAAAACTCGTCGAATGTCAGAAAGCCGTTGTGGGCCGCCGAGGAGCTGGGCCTGGCCTATGAAGCCATCGATGCGGGCGGCGCCTTTGGTGTAGTCGATACGCCGCAGTATCGCGCGATGAACCCCAATGGTCGCGTGCCGGTGATTGAAGACGAGGGTTTCGTGCTGTGGGAATCCAACGCCATCGTGCGTTACCTGATGGCTCGCCACGCCAACGGCACGGCCTGGTATCCAGAGGATCTGCAGGCCCGGGCTTCGGCCGACAAGTGGATGGACTGGACCACTTCAAGTTTTGCCGGCCCGTTCCGCACGGTGTTCTGGGGCGTGTTACGTACATCGGAAAGTCAACAGGACTGGCCCGCAATCAACGCCGCGATCAAGGAGTGCGATGGCCTGCTGTCGATGGCTGATCAGGCGCTGGCGACCCAACCATACCTGTCCGGCGATGAGATTGGCATGGGCGACATTTCTCTGGGCAGTTTCATTTATGCCTGGTTCGAGATGCCGATCGAGCGCGCGCCGCAGCCTCATTTGCAAGCCTGGTATGCACGGCTGAAACAGCGTCCGGCGTATCAGAAAGCCGTTATGACCGCGTTGACTTAA
- a CDS encoding transglutaminase-like domain-containing protein, translating into MHEYLSPGRFIDSDHPSVVEFAEKHRGSRRDPLEQAINLYYAVREAVRYNPYTFSRVPDTLRGSYALAAGESYCVPKATLLAGCARHCAIPARIGLADVRNHLSTPRLLELLKSDVFAMHGYTELYLNGRWVKATPAFNQGLCELFNVAPLEFDGINDSVFHPFNRDGEQLMEYLIDHGQFTDVPESFFFEHLEKCYPHLFSDTLPALLGDMQSDLSRA; encoded by the coding sequence ATGCACGAGTATCTGAGTCCCGGCCGCTTCATCGATAGTGACCACCCGTCGGTGGTGGAGTTCGCCGAAAAACATCGCGGCAGCCGTCGCGATCCTCTAGAGCAGGCGATCAATCTCTATTACGCCGTGCGCGAAGCCGTGCGTTACAACCCTTACACCTTCAGTCGCGTCCCGGATACCTTGCGCGGCAGTTATGCGTTGGCAGCGGGGGAGAGTTATTGCGTGCCCAAAGCCACGCTGCTGGCCGGGTGCGCCCGACATTGCGCGATCCCTGCGCGTATCGGCCTGGCGGACGTGCGCAATCATTTATCGACGCCGCGGTTGCTCGAGTTGCTCAAGAGCGATGTGTTCGCCATGCACGGCTATACGGAGCTGTATCTGAACGGCCGCTGGGTAAAAGCCACGCCAGCGTTCAACCAAGGCTTGTGCGAACTGTTCAATGTCGCACCACTTGAATTCGACGGCATCAACGACAGCGTTTTCCATCCGTTCAATCGCGACGGCGAGCAATTGATGGAATACCTGATCGACCACGGCCAGTTCACCGACGTGCCTGAATCGTTCTTTTTCGAGCACCTCGAGAAGTGCTATCCGCATCTGTTCAGCGACACACTGCCCGCGCTGCTGGGTGACATGCAGAGCGATTTGAGTCGCGCCTGA
- a CDS encoding acyl-CoA dehydrogenase translates to MLLLWILVLVVGIAYLAHRRIAPLPALCVVAVYVVAMGAFSRAPGWLLLVLWVLIAAVAAPLLLPDLRRKYFSAPLFSWFQKTLPPMSETERDAIDAGTVWWDGELFSGRPDWNKLLSYPKAQLSEEEQAFIDGPTEELCAMVSDWQIGQTMDLPAEAWTHIKENGFFALIIPKEFGGKGFSAYAHSQVAMKLATRSGDLASTVMVPNSLGPAELLLHYGTDEQRNHYLPRLARGDDIPCFALTGPLAGSDAGAMPDTGVICKGEWEGKETLGLRLNWEKRYITLGPVATLLGLAFKAYDPDHLLGDEVDLGISLALIPTDTAGVEIGRRHLPLGAAFMNGPNSGKDVFVPLEFLIGGQEMLGKGWMMLMNCLSVGRSISLPAVGTGAAKFTSLVTGQYAQVREQFNVPLSAFEGIQEAMARIGGNAWMMDAARMLTANAVDLGEKPSVLSAILKYHLTERGRECISHAMDVHGGKAIIMGPNNYLGRSWNGAPIFITVEGANILSRNLMIFGQGAIRCHPFVLKEMALAGREDKDQALIEFDGLLLKHIGFAVSNAASTLVLNLGFGHFEHAPGDKLSQSYFRALNRQAAAFAMLADLSMMLLGGELKRRERLSARLGDVLSNMYLASAALKRYHDLDSPEHMAPLFTWAMEESLGQSERALDELLSNFPNKVLGCLLRVIVFPFGRRHKGPSDKLGAEVAAVIGRAKGDPTLEELLGGCYRPQSTDDPVGALQHACNLLSAAQPLRKKLHVALKSGQVKPVAGEHVIDAALEAGVLQPGEAQTLRDAEAARRKVIDVDDFDKEELALADGKVR, encoded by the coding sequence ATGCTGCTGTTGTGGATACTGGTTCTGGTTGTCGGGATTGCGTATTTAGCCCACCGTCGTATCGCCCCACTGCCCGCCCTGTGTGTCGTTGCCGTTTACGTGGTGGCGATGGGCGCTTTCAGCCGCGCGCCCGGCTGGTTGCTGCTGGTTCTCTGGGTGTTGATCGCGGCTGTCGCAGCGCCCTTGTTGCTCCCCGACCTGCGCCGTAAGTATTTCAGTGCGCCGCTGTTCAGCTGGTTCCAGAAAACCCTGCCGCCGATGTCGGAAACCGAACGCGATGCGATCGATGCCGGCACCGTGTGGTGGGACGGCGAACTGTTCAGCGGTCGCCCGGACTGGAACAAACTGCTGTCCTATCCAAAAGCACAGCTGAGCGAAGAGGAACAGGCCTTTATCGACGGCCCGACCGAAGAACTCTGCGCCATGGTCAGCGACTGGCAGATCGGTCAAACCATGGACCTGCCGGCCGAAGCCTGGACCCACATCAAGGAAAACGGCTTCTTCGCCCTGATCATTCCCAAGGAGTTCGGCGGCAAGGGTTTCTCCGCCTATGCCCACTCCCAGGTGGCGATGAAACTGGCAACCCGCAGCGGCGACCTCGCGTCCACCGTGATGGTCCCCAACTCCCTCGGCCCCGCGGAATTGCTGCTGCATTACGGCACCGACGAACAACGCAACCATTACCTGCCACGACTGGCGCGTGGCGATGACATCCCGTGTTTCGCATTGACCGGTCCACTGGCCGGCTCTGATGCCGGCGCCATGCCCGACACCGGGGTGATCTGCAAAGGTGAATGGGAAGGCAAGGAAACCCTCGGTCTGCGCTTGAACTGGGAAAAGCGTTACATCACGCTCGGCCCGGTCGCCACCCTCCTCGGCCTGGCCTTCAAGGCCTACGACCCGGATCACTTGTTGGGCGACGAAGTCGATTTAGGCATCAGCCTCGCGCTGATCCCAACTGATACCGCCGGGGTTGAAATCGGCCGCCGCCATCTGCCGTTGGGCGCTGCATTCATGAACGGCCCGAACTCCGGCAAAGATGTCTTCGTACCGTTGGAGTTCCTCATCGGCGGCCAGGAAATGCTCGGCAAAGGCTGGATGATGCTGATGAACTGCCTGTCGGTCGGGCGTTCGATTTCGTTGCCAGCGGTCGGCACCGGCGCCGCCAAGTTCACCAGTCTGGTGACCGGCCAGTACGCTCAGGTCCGTGAACAATTCAATGTTCCACTGTCGGCCTTCGAAGGTATTCAGGAAGCGATGGCCCGTATCGGCGGCAACGCCTGGATGATGGACGCCGCGCGGATGCTCACCGCCAATGCAGTGGATTTGGGCGAGAAGCCATCGGTGCTGTCGGCGATTCTCAAGTACCACCTCACTGAACGCGGCCGCGAGTGCATCAGCCACGCCATGGATGTTCATGGCGGCAAGGCAATCATCATGGGGCCGAACAACTACCTCGGTCGCAGCTGGAATGGCGCGCCGATTTTCATCACCGTGGAAGGCGCGAACATTCTATCGCGCAACCTGATGATCTTCGGTCAGGGAGCAATTCGCTGCCATCCCTTCGTACTGAAAGAAATGGCCCTCGCCGGCCGTGAAGACAAGGATCAGGCACTCATAGAATTCGACGGCTTGCTACTCAAACACATCGGTTTTGCCGTGAGCAATGCTGCCAGCACGCTGGTGCTGAACCTCGGCTTCGGTCACTTCGAACACGCTCCGGGAGACAAGCTCAGCCAGAGTTATTTCCGTGCGCTCAACCGTCAGGCTGCCGCGTTCGCCATGCTGGCTGACCTGAGCATGATGTTGCTGGGCGGCGAACTGAAACGACGCGAACGCCTGTCGGCGCGTCTGGGGGATGTACTCAGCAACATGTACCTCGCCTCCGCCGCACTCAAGCGTTACCACGACCTCGATTCACCGGAGCACATGGCACCGCTGTTTACCTGGGCCATGGAAGAAAGCCTGGGTCAGTCGGAACGAGCGCTGGATGAACTGCTGAGCAACTTCCCGAACAAGGTGTTGGGTTGCCTGTTGCGGGTGATCGTGTTCCCGTTCGGGCGTCGTCACAAAGGGCCATCGGACAAACTCGGCGCCGAAGTGGCGGCGGTGATCGGTCGCGCCAAGGGCGATCCGACCCTGGAAGAGTTGCTCGGCGGTTGCTACCGGCCGCAATCCACTGATGACCCGGTCGGCGCCCTGCAACATGCATGTAACCTGCTGAGTGCCGCGCAACCGCTGCGCAAAAAGCTTCATGTCGCGCTCAAAAGCGGCCAGGTCAAACCGGTCGCCGGGGAACACGTCATCGATGCAGCGCTTGAGGCTGGCGTGTTGCAGCCCGGGGAAGCGCAGACCTTGCGTGACGCCGAAGCGGCGCGGCGCAAGGTGATTGATGTCGATGATTTCGACAAAGAGGAGCTGGCGCTGGCAGACGGAAAGGTCCGCTGA
- a CDS encoding PA2817 family protein — MSNVVADHLVLLDHLRSILVAVGEAEQVPEESHALFLERFDELRALLPVDPIESQYLGQDILCQVITRYPQIAHLVPRDLLWYFAGDCLHYMPDDEIDVYQALEERRFEAEQNDEPFDWNQEKQLLAMSKDDSKH, encoded by the coding sequence GTGTCCAATGTCGTTGCCGATCATCTTGTCTTGCTCGACCACCTGCGCAGCATCCTGGTCGCCGTAGGTGAGGCCGAACAGGTTCCCGAAGAAAGCCATGCCTTGTTCCTGGAGCGCTTCGACGAACTGCGTGCGTTGCTGCCGGTCGACCCGATCGAAAGCCAATACCTGGGCCAGGACATTCTGTGCCAGGTGATCACCCGCTACCCGCAAATCGCTCACCTGGTCCCGCGCGACCTGCTGTGGTACTTCGCCGGTGACTGCCTGCATTACATGCCCGACGATGAAATCGACGTGTACCAGGCGCTGGAAGAACGTCGTTTCGAAGCCGAACAAAACGACGAACCGTTCGACTGGAACCAGGAAAAACAGCTGCTGGCGATGTCGAAAGACGACAGCAAACACTGA
- a CDS encoding LysR family transcriptional regulator, whose protein sequence is MSINLPLPLLGEMAIFVKVVETGSFSEAARQLGSSPSAVSRSISRLEKALATRLLQRTTRKLRLSDGGEEVFKRCQEMVSAAKSVMEISGQFTHEAEGLVRVSVPKAVGRFVIHPHMPEFLRRYPKVDVELLLEDRQVDLIDDNVDLAIRITDRPPAGLVGRQLLTIDHMLCATPQYLAEHGTPTHPHDLLNHSCIYLGETPSDARWKFKKGTKAVTVGVRGRYAANHTGVRLGAVLQHIGIGSLPYFTARYALEQGLIVQVLPDWTFLASYHGGAWLLHSPTRYLPPKLRVLIDYLVECLEKEPTLSKPGKLSGSGKVAVEYELPESDGLL, encoded by the coding sequence GTGAGCATAAATCTTCCACTGCCATTGCTCGGTGAAATGGCGATCTTCGTCAAGGTTGTCGAGACTGGCAGCTTCTCCGAGGCTGCTCGACAGTTGGGTTCTTCACCCTCGGCGGTCAGTCGCAGCATTTCGCGCTTGGAGAAGGCGCTTGCCACCCGTTTGCTGCAGAGAACCACGCGCAAGTTGCGCTTGAGCGACGGTGGCGAAGAGGTGTTCAAGCGCTGCCAGGAGATGGTCAGCGCAGCCAAATCGGTGATGGAAATCAGCGGCCAGTTCACCCATGAAGCGGAAGGACTGGTGCGCGTCAGTGTGCCGAAGGCGGTGGGGCGTTTCGTGATTCATCCGCATATGCCGGAATTTTTGCGTCGCTATCCCAAAGTGGACGTGGAGTTGTTGCTCGAGGACCGCCAGGTGGATTTGATCGACGACAACGTTGATCTGGCGATTCGTATTACAGATCGGCCACCTGCTGGACTGGTCGGGCGGCAATTGCTGACCATCGATCATATGCTCTGTGCAACGCCGCAATACCTGGCCGAACACGGCACACCGACCCATCCCCACGACTTGCTCAACCACAGCTGCATCTATCTGGGCGAAACGCCGAGCGATGCACGCTGGAAATTCAAGAAAGGCACCAAGGCTGTAACCGTTGGCGTGCGCGGACGTTATGCGGCCAATCACACCGGCGTGCGGTTGGGCGCAGTGTTGCAGCACATCGGGATTGGCAGCCTGCCGTATTTCACCGCACGTTATGCGCTGGAGCAGGGACTGATCGTGCAGGTGTTGCCGGACTGGACCTTTCTGGCGTCTTACCACGGCGGTGCCTGGCTGCTGCATTCGCCGACCCGTTATTTGCCACCGAAGTTACGGGTGCTGATCGACTATCTGGTGGAGTGCCTGGAAAAGGAACCGACCCTGAGCAAGCCTGGCAAGTTGAGTGGCTCGGGTAAGGTCGCGGTAGAGTATGAGTTGCCGGAGAGTGATGGATTGCTCTGA
- a CDS encoding alanyl-tRNA editing protein yields the protein MTLRLFFHSDDLKANVEVLDCTPHENEFAVVLRATLFHPQGGGQPFDTGWIGESQVLRVVQDPERIIHFVDHPVKPGMTQIRVDEQRRQFNSRMHSAGHLIGHFVQAMGWMPIKAHHWPGEGRVQFKPAESAKEVDAEMVQHGIEQWIAHDFPRLTSMREGAREIGFGELPAYGCGGTHVRSLKDLGTVTITSLSLKKGTLSVHYSVD from the coding sequence ATGACGCTTCGCCTCTTTTTCCATAGTGATGACCTCAAGGCCAATGTGGAAGTCCTGGATTGCACGCCCCATGAGAACGAATTTGCCGTGGTGCTGCGCGCCACGTTGTTTCATCCCCAAGGCGGAGGACAGCCCTTTGACACCGGTTGGATCGGCGAAAGCCAGGTCCTGCGGGTTGTTCAGGATCCAGAGCGGATCATTCATTTCGTCGACCATCCGGTAAAACCGGGCATGACTCAGATTCGGGTCGACGAACAACGCCGCCAGTTCAACTCACGCATGCATTCCGCCGGCCACCTGATCGGCCACTTCGTCCAGGCCATGGGCTGGATGCCGATCAAGGCTCATCACTGGCCGGGCGAAGGACGCGTGCAATTCAAACCGGCAGAGTCGGCAAAAGAGGTTGATGCCGAGATGGTTCAGCACGGCATCGAGCAGTGGATCGCCCATGATTTTCCGCGCCTGACATCGATGCGTGAAGGCGCCCGGGAAATCGGTTTCGGTGAACTGCCCGCCTACGGCTGCGGCGGCACCCATGTACGCAGCCTGAAGGATTTGGGCACGGTCACGATCACTTCCCTTTCACTGAAGAAGGGAACGCTATCAGTCCACTACAGCGTGGATTGA